The Kiritimatiellia bacterium genome has a window encoding:
- a CDS encoding U32 family peptidase, translated as MNTRDSIELMAPAGGPEAGYAALAYGADAIYLGLPQFSARAEAVNFSLDDIDAITAYAHSLVPRRRVFAALNTLVLERDLAGVIEALGALSEIGVDALIVQDLGVYRLAKKHFPEFRLHASTQMAVHNRAGVERLRELGFARATLARELTLDEVRDCAAVPGIETEVFIHGTLCYAYSGLCLMSSHALGRSGNRGRCAYLCRDRFAIAGEKQGSFLFNMKDLALPDAIAALRAAGVASCKIEGRMKGPLYVAATVNFYRRLLDGTLDAAGRAECEADIQSIFSRPWTELHVEDRRGGDVVDTETVGHRGTPAGAAEGLRHDKGGTSWLRIAATRPIERHDGLQIDLPGQDRPFGFPVDALRVKGRSAFEAPAGELEVGLPADHPPIPAGATVYCSSSQAVKRKYRFEMPRPGVFRARRPVRVELDLKPDALTARADAGGDIAAEAVLPGLFEPAKDVAKTELAAKQAFEKLGDTRFELASLELRNPAGLFVPVSRLNALRRELMSALEARRQESHARRVEVVRSSLEKDVPADKVSAAVTWSLKVDDPSALAAFDDPDWQAAEEVVVPALSAFEGLAGKIGRERLRIALPLIVRSWEAAEMWKRVEALRAAGWSKWEAAGLGSWEGGPDLSTDWSVYVMNTSAAAQVLDMGARRFLLSPEDGLENMRELLARFGARAGVIVSQDTPLYIAENCIQVARDGRCPGPAACEFRQIELRSSHNDRLLAVNRKCRMIVVNRSPFCLADRLPELEAAGARHFRADFSWRPYSPEEVRDLWRQVRAGRAPRGSHRGNFERGLA; from the coding sequence TTGAACACCCGTGATTCCATCGAGCTGATGGCCCCCGCCGGCGGGCCGGAGGCGGGCTATGCCGCGCTGGCGTACGGCGCGGATGCGATCTACCTCGGCCTGCCGCAGTTCTCCGCGCGCGCGGAGGCGGTCAACTTCTCCCTGGACGACATCGACGCGATCACCGCCTACGCGCACTCCCTCGTGCCCCGCCGCCGCGTGTTCGCCGCGCTCAACACGCTGGTTCTGGAGCGCGATCTGGCCGGCGTAATCGAGGCGCTCGGCGCGCTCTCGGAAATCGGCGTGGACGCGCTGATCGTGCAGGATCTCGGCGTGTACCGGCTGGCGAAAAAGCATTTCCCGGAATTCCGGCTCCATGCCAGCACGCAGATGGCCGTGCACAACCGCGCGGGCGTGGAAAGGCTGCGGGAGCTGGGCTTCGCCCGCGCGACGCTGGCCCGCGAGCTGACGCTGGACGAGGTCCGCGACTGCGCGGCCGTGCCCGGGATCGAGACCGAGGTCTTCATCCACGGCACGCTCTGCTACGCCTATAGCGGGCTGTGCCTGATGTCGTCCCACGCGCTGGGCCGCAGCGGCAACCGCGGGCGGTGCGCCTACCTCTGCCGCGACCGGTTCGCCATCGCCGGGGAAAAACAGGGATCATTCCTTTTCAACATGAAGGATCTGGCCCTGCCGGACGCCATCGCGGCCCTGCGCGCCGCGGGCGTGGCCTCCTGCAAGATCGAAGGCCGCATGAAAGGCCCGCTCTACGTCGCCGCGACGGTCAACTTCTATCGCCGGCTGCTGGACGGGACGCTCGACGCGGCGGGCCGCGCGGAATGCGAGGCGGACATCCAGTCCATCTTCAGCCGGCCGTGGACCGAGCTGCACGTCGAAGACCGGCGCGGCGGAGACGTCGTGGATACGGAAACGGTGGGCCATCGCGGCACGCCGGCAGGAGCGGCAGAGGGCTTGCGGCATGACAAGGGCGGAACATCGTGGCTGCGGATTGCCGCGACGCGTCCGATCGAACGGCACGACGGCCTGCAGATCGACCTGCCCGGACAGGACCGACCGTTCGGGTTTCCCGTGGATGCGTTGCGGGTAAAAGGGCGTTCCGCATTTGAAGCGCCCGCGGGCGAGCTCGAGGTGGGCCTGCCGGCGGACCATCCGCCCATTCCGGCGGGCGCGACGGTTTACTGCTCCTCCTCGCAGGCCGTGAAAAGAAAGTACCGCTTCGAGATGCCGCGGCCCGGCGTATTCCGCGCGCGGCGGCCGGTTCGCGTGGAACTGGACCTGAAGCCCGACGCGTTGACAGCCCGCGCCGATGCCGGCGGGGACATCGCGGCGGAGGCCGTCCTGCCGGGCCTGTTCGAGCCGGCCAAGGATGTCGCGAAGACCGAACTCGCGGCGAAGCAGGCGTTCGAGAAGCTCGGCGACACCCGTTTCGAGCTGGCGTCCCTGGAACTGCGGAATCCGGCGGGCTTGTTTGTCCCGGTATCCCGGCTCAACGCATTACGCCGGGAGTTGATGAGCGCGCTGGAGGCCCGGCGCCAGGAATCGCACGCCCGGCGCGTGGAAGTTGTTCGATCATCGCTGGAGAAAGATGTTCCCGCGGACAAGGTGTCCGCCGCGGTGACGTGGAGCCTCAAGGTGGACGACCCGTCCGCCCTGGCCGCCTTCGACGACCCGGACTGGCAGGCCGCGGAAGAGGTCGTTGTCCCGGCGCTGTCCGCGTTTGAAGGTCTGGCCGGGAAAATCGGCCGCGAGCGCCTGCGCATCGCCCTGCCGCTGATCGTCCGGTCTTGGGAAGCGGCGGAAATGTGGAAACGCGTCGAGGCGCTCCGCGCGGCGGGTTGGTCAAAGTGGGAGGCGGCGGGGCTGGGGTCATGGGAGGGCGGGCCCGATCTCTCGACGGACTGGTCGGTGTATGTCATGAACACCTCGGCGGCCGCGCAGGTGCTGGACATGGGCGCGCGGCGGTTCCTGCTCTCGCCGGAGGATGGGCTGGAGAACATGCGCGAGTTGCTGGCGCGGTTCGGCGCGCGGGCGGGGGTGATCGTGTCCCAGGACACGCCGCTGTACATCGCCGAGAACTGCATCCAAGTCGCGCGGGACGGGCGCTGCCCGGGTCCGGCCGCGTGCGAGTTCCGGCAGATCGAGCTGCGATCCTCCCACAATGACCGGCTGCTGGCCGTGAACCGGAAATGCCGTATGATCGTGGTCAACCGCTCGCCGTTCTGCCTGGCCGACCGGCTGCCTGAACTCGAAGCCGCGGGCGCGCGGCATTTCAGGGCGGACTTCTCGTGGCGGCCGTATTCGCCGGAAGAGGTCCGCGATCTATGGCGGCAGGTGCGGGCCGGCCGCGCGCCGCGCGGAAGCCATCGGGGAAATTTCGAACGGGGGTTGGCGTGA
- a CDS encoding ORF6N domain-containing protein, whose product MAADKEKVPGAESAILTMRGLKVILDADLARLYGVSTKRLNEQIRRNAHKFPPDFMFQLTPEEVKVMRSQIATGSPYHVDNREDATNWSQIATSTSQHADNQVDGFAGPQKGRKSRRHRGQTYRSFAFTEHGAIMAATVLNSPRAVQMSVFVVRAFVQMREQLQGRVEWEKRLAEIERTLLAHDTALRDLYQKIRPLLLPPPEAPRKQIGFQVKEQRARYSVKKGRPR is encoded by the coding sequence ATGGCCGCTGACAAAGAGAAGGTGCCGGGAGCCGAATCCGCGATCCTGACAATGCGCGGATTGAAAGTCATCCTCGATGCCGACCTCGCTCGGCTATACGGCGTGTCCACAAAGAGGCTCAACGAGCAAATCCGGCGCAATGCGCATAAATTTCCACCGGATTTCATGTTTCAGCTAACGCCAGAAGAGGTAAAGGTCATGCGGTCGCAAATTGCGACCGGCTCTCCTTATCATGTTGACAATAGAGAAGATGCAACGAACTGGTCGCAAATTGCGACCAGCACATCGCAACATGCTGATAATCAAGTAGATGGTTTCGCTGGACCACAAAAAGGAAGAAAATCCAGAAGGCACCGGGGACAAACCTACCGCTCCTTTGCCTTCACCGAACACGGCGCCATCATGGCGGCCACGGTTTTAAACAGCCCGCGGGCTGTCCAGATGAGCGTGTTCGTCGTGCGTGCCTTCGTCCAGATGCGCGAGCAGTTGCAGGGCCGCGTGGAGTGGGAGAAGCGCCTGGCGGAAATCGAAAGGACGCTCCTGGCGCACGACACCGCGTTGAGAGATCTCTATCAGAAAATCCGGCCCCTGCTCCTTCCGCCGCCGGAGGCGCCGAGAAAGCAGATCGGCTTCCAAGTCAAAGAACAGCGTGCCCGGTATTCCGTGAAGAAAGGACGCCCGCGATGA
- a CDS encoding adenylosuccinate lyase, which yields MIPRYTRPEMGAIWTDENRFNIWLEIEIRACEAMHELGQIPAADLKRIRARAKFSPRRIDEIERKVNHDVIAFLTNVAENVGPAARYIHKGLTSSDVLDTALSVQMVRAADLLIDGVKAVRRAAAAKARRYKHTPMIGRTHGIHAEPITFGLKMALMYDEFGRALRRLESAREIVRVGKISGAVGTHAHLDPFVEKYVCRKLGLKPAALSTQVLQRDRHADYVSALALVGASVERWAQEFRHLQRTEVREVEEFFGRGQKGSSAMPHKRNPIVGERLCGLARLLRGYAVTAMENVALWHERDISHSGAERVILPDATIALDYMLAKLEGLVRGLQVYPKQMLRNLELTGGLIHSQQLLLALTEKGLSREDAYGLVQYHAMESWRTGQSLKKLVLADPDVLAVLSAKEIAAVFDLAPHFRRVDRAFRLVGLGK from the coding sequence ATGATTCCCCGATACACCCGGCCCGAGATGGGCGCGATCTGGACGGACGAGAACCGGTTCAACATCTGGCTCGAGATCGAAATCCGGGCCTGCGAGGCAATGCACGAGCTGGGACAGATCCCCGCCGCCGACCTCAAGCGCATCCGCGCCCGCGCGAAGTTCAGCCCGCGCCGCATTGACGAGATCGAGCGGAAGGTCAACCACGACGTCATCGCCTTCCTCACGAACGTCGCCGAGAACGTCGGCCCGGCCGCCCGCTACATTCACAAGGGCCTGACCAGCTCCGACGTGCTCGACACCGCGTTGTCCGTCCAAATGGTCCGCGCGGCGGACCTGCTGATCGACGGCGTCAAAGCCGTCCGGCGCGCGGCGGCCGCGAAGGCGCGCCGCTACAAGCACACGCCGATGATCGGCCGCACGCACGGCATCCACGCCGAGCCGATCACCTTTGGCCTCAAGATGGCCCTGATGTACGACGAGTTCGGCCGGGCGCTCCGGCGCTTGGAGTCCGCGCGCGAGATCGTCCGTGTCGGAAAAATCTCCGGCGCCGTTGGCACGCACGCGCACCTCGACCCGTTCGTGGAAAAATATGTTTGCCGCAAACTGGGCCTGAAACCCGCCGCGCTCTCGACCCAGGTCCTCCAGCGCGACCGGCACGCGGACTATGTCTCCGCGCTGGCGCTGGTCGGTGCCTCGGTCGAGCGCTGGGCGCAGGAGTTCCGGCACCTTCAGCGCACCGAGGTCCGCGAGGTCGAGGAGTTCTTTGGCCGCGGGCAGAAGGGCTCGTCTGCCATGCCGCACAAGCGCAACCCAATCGTCGGCGAGCGGCTCTGCGGGCTTGCGCGGCTCCTGCGCGGCTACGCCGTGACCGCGATGGAGAACGTCGCGCTCTGGCACGAGCGCGACATCTCGCACTCCGGCGCGGAGCGGGTGATCCTGCCCGACGCGACGATCGCGTTGGATTACATGCTGGCGAAACTGGAAGGACTTGTGCGCGGCCTGCAGGTGTATCCGAAGCAGATGCTCCGCAACCTGGAGCTCACCGGCGGGCTGATCCATTCCCAGCAGCTGCTCCTCGCGCTGACGGAGAAAGGGCTCTCCCGCGAGGACGCCTACGGGCTGGTCCAGTATCACGCCATGGAAAGCTGGCGCACGGGCCAGTCGCTGAAAAAGCTGGTGCTGGCCGATCCCGATGTCCTCGCGGTGCTGTCCGCGAAGGAGATCGCGGCCGTCTTCGACCTCGCCCCGCATTTCCGCCGCGTGGATCGCGCGTTCCGGCTCGTGGGGCTGGGAAAATAA